GAACGGGAATAGAACTCCTTCGAGCAGGAATATCGGTTATTCTCTGGTCGGAGATGTTTCGGTGAGAGGGAATAGTTCATGGGGACGCTGGAAGATGCGTCGAGTGTAAGTGCAATTATAGAAGCAACCCCTATCCCTGCCAATTTCTATTTGTTCTTTATAAAAATCAACTCGGCTCCCCTTTTGAAGGCGTGCGCCAAGGATGGCGCAGCTGGCGGCGGCCATGGATGGCCAAAGCCGCTACGGAAAGGGGTCGGGGGATAGGGGTTGTTTTTTCCAACAAATAAAAACACCCTGCCCGGTGATACTCCTATGCATCGGAGTATTCCGAACAGGGTGCATCGAACGATCCGGGACCTGCGCTACGCCGCATTGTTCACGGCGGCATCGACGATCTTCCGGTTCTTCCGGGAGATCTTGCTCCGCAGGCGTGCGGCCTGGATCGCAACCTCGGTCTCGTTCCCGAGAGCGCCCATAGCTCCGTTGAGCCTGGACGATGCGTTCCGATACGCAATGTCGGCCGTCGCCCTTGTCGAAGCGGTAGTGTCACGAAGTTTCGCCTTGAGCGCTTCGTGCTCGGCTTCCGTCTTGACCGTGTCGGTCGTCCGCGTCCGCAGTTCAGCGATCCACGTATCCGCGTTGACGCCTTTCGCGGCAAGTGCATCCTTGTTGCTTGCGAGGAATTCAATGACCCCTTCGCAAAATCCGATCGTCTGTGTCTTTGTAAGTGCCATAAAGCACCTCCTGTTTTTATTTTGCAGGATTTCACGAAAAATTCATCAGCGCGCTTGACTTTTCTTCGTGTCCTTACGATATTGTATACGAAAGAGTGTTGCAAATAATTTTCTGATAATTATACGGATCGATATATGGGAACCCCGAACACAATACCGGCCGTGCCGGCTGACGACATCATCCTCATCTCCGGGATACGCCAGAATAATATGCGCTGCTATCGCCTCTTCCAGGAAAAGTATTTCGGCTATATCCGCCATCTCTTCGGGCAATGGGTGAACGATACGTCCGACGCCGAAGAATTGTCCTGTGACGTTCTGGCCAAGGTCATAGGCGCGATAGAGCGATATGATCCCGCTCGCGGGAGCCTTAAGCTTTGGATATATGTAATAGCCATCAATACCCGCAACGACTATCTGCGGAGGCTTGCAGCGGCTGAAGCAGCGGCGACCGTATCGCTTGACGAGCCGGTCACTTCCTGCAGCGACATACTCCGCATTGACTTGCTTGCGGACAATAACACCGGGAGTTCCGACCTCCCGCCGTCATCCTTTGCCGGAAATCCCGGCCTTCAAGCGGCACAGGCGGTGATAAATGCGCTCCCCATTGACCATCGATATATACTTCAGCTCTATTCCGATGGATATTCATCGTCGGAGATAGCTCAAGCCATAGAAAAACCGGCGGGAACGGTTCGGAGCATCTGCTCTCGGCTTATCGCGACTATTCGTTCCGCGTATGAGAATGCGATAATGGCTGATGTCGCCATCGATACGGATGACAGCGTAGCACCGATTGGTGACGCGGACATTCCTGATGGGACTAGAGTACCCTTTATTGAAGTGTACGGCATGGCATCGGCGGTATTCTCTATCCCTGCGGAGATCTTCACGCTCTTTTCGCAGCGCATGTATGGGGCGGTTTTCAGATGAACGCGTACCAGTGCTGACGAAGATCGTATTTCGACCGTCCGCTATCCCCCGAAGAACTCGTTCATATCCCCGATGATATCCGTAAGTCCCCCGCGCACCGTCGTCACATCCGGCAGTGAGTTGATGAATTTCGCGCCGTAATTCTTCATGAGTATGCGCTTGTCGAGCACAAGCACGACGCCGCGGTCCTTCTTGCTGCGGATGAGACGCCCGAACCCCTGTTTGAACTTTATCACCGCGAGCGGGATGATATAATCGATGAAGGGATTGCCGCCTTTCCTGCGTATGTATTCCTGCCGCGCCTCGGTCACCGGATCGGTGGGCACCGAGAACGGCATCTTCGGTATGATGATCATCTGCAGATTATCGCCCACCACATCGACGCCCTCCCAGAACGAATCGACGCCGAAGAGGATATTGTTGCCGGATTGGCGGAACATCTCGATGAGCGTGTTGCGATGATACTCACCCGACTGCGTGAGCGCGGTGAGCCCCATGGCGGTGAGCTTTGCGTACGTCGCGTCGTACACGGCGCGGAGCGTGGAGAACGATGTAAAGAGCACGAAGCATCGCCCCTTGGTCACTTCCATGGCGCGAAGGAGATAGCGGCTTATCTCGCCGGTGAATGCCCCGTCATTGGGCTCGCTCACATCGGTGGCGACGTACATGCGCGCATTGTTCTGATAATCATAGGGCGAGGTGAGATGCTCGGTGACAAGACGCTCCTTGGGGATGAACGTAAGGCCGAGCCGCTCCTCGAAGAACGAGAAGCTCTTGTCGACGGTGAGCGTCGCGCTCGTCATGACGACGGAATCGAATCGCGAATAGAGGAAGCGGTTGAGATACGATGCCACCTCCACCGGCGTCAGATGCCAGCTGAGATAGAGCGCGCCCTTTCGCGAGAGCGATACCTCGAACCAGCGTATGAACTCATCGGCGTCATACGCAATGGCGGATGAGAGCGATGTCACGAGCGATTTGAGCCTGTCGATGTAGATGACGGCGCCGGCGAGCGTGTCCTGATAGTCGATGCCGTAGGTTATCGCCGAATCGACGAACGATGTCTTCAGGAATTCCGCCGCATTGACGAAACCGGTGAGCGCCGCCACGATATCGCGGAGAATGGGTGTGCCCTTCTTCTGCCAATGGTCGGTCTGCGAGAACTCCTCGCTCACGCGGAATTTGAACCCCTCGCTCCCGCCGCCGATATGTTCGCGGCAATAAGCAAGGAACGCCTTCGCATGAAGCTCAAGGACATCGCGCGCGTGCTGGCAGGCGGGGATGAAACTGCGGTCGAACATCGTCACGAATTCGGCCACATCGGCCGCGGGCATGGCCGTCGTCCCTTCGATGAGCCGCCGCATCCGCTGGGCATAGCCGAAGCGCTTTGTCCCGCGCTGGCTGTAGAGGAGATTGATGTTCTTCACGACGGCGAATTTGCTCCCGTCATTGCCGAAATACCGGCTTGCGCTTTCCTCGAAATTGTGCGCTTCGTCGATGACGACCTTCTCGTAGCGCGGGAGGAAATTGAAACGCCCGCCGGTCTCGGCATGGATGGACAGATCGGCGCAGAGGATGTGATGATTGACGATGAGTATGCGCGCGCGGTTTATCTCCTTCCTCATCCGGTAATAGAAACAGTCCGTATAGTGGTCGCAATTCGTCTTGGTGCAGCTGTCGCCCTCCGACTGCACGAGTTCCCAGAGCGATGACCGCGGCTTTTCGGAAAGATCGCTCATGCTCCCGTCGCTGGTGACGGAGAGCCAGTCGTTCACCGAACGGATGAAATCCTCCTCTTCGGTCTTCAGGTCGAGCGCCGCCTCTTCCTGTTCCCGGGCGATAAGGCTTTTCACCTTCCGTATGCATACGTAATTGTTGCGCCCCTTGACGAGCGCGTAGGGTATCTCCGGCGCGAGCGCGCGTATGATATCGGGGAGGTCCTTGAGGATTATCTGCTGCTGGAGATTTATCGTGTTCGTGGAGACGACGATGCGCCCTTTGTTCGCCTTGACCCACAGTATCGCCGGCACGAGATACGCGAGCGATTTCCCCACGCCGGTACCCGCCTCCACCATGAGATGCGTGTTCTCATTGAACGACTCGAGCACGCGTTCGACCATGACCGTCTGCTCATGACGGTACTCGTACGCGGAAAGATACTTCTTCAGATCGCCGTTCTCGGTGAAAAGGAAGAGTATGCCGGGTATATCGAGCTTCTCCGCCTTCGGGGCGATGAGCGGATCGACGACGACATACATCTCGCTCACATCGCTGTCGATGATGACGAAGCCCACGCCCGCATTGCCCAGTTCGCTCGCGACACCGACATCCGCGTTCGATGGGGAGAGGTTCCCGCCGGGGTGATTATGGATGACAAGATCGTATTCGAGCGATGAATTGATGATGGCAGGCACTGCTGAGCGATTGCCGCGGGCTATGACGGAAGCGAACCCGACGAGCGCGCCCTCGGTGAAATTGCCGCCGAAATACACCTCGTTGCCGTCGGCCTCGGCTATTGCGCTCCTCATCGATGCGATCGCACCGGGCGTGAAGAGGGCGTTTATATCGCGGTAGGTATCACTCATGCGGTACGCAGATGGAACGCTACTCCCGGCTCAAGAGCAGCATGGTCACATCGTCACGAAGTTCATCATCGCGGGAGAAGCGCTTGACCATGTTCATGATGACCGAGGGTATGCGCTCAAGCGGCGTGCCGCTTTCCATCTCGCGGGAGAATGTCTTGCTGAGGCGCTCCTCGCCGAATATCTCATCGTTCGCGCCGAATATCTCGAAAATGCCGTCGGTGAAAATGAACGCGGTATCGCCCGCGGCAAGCGATGTCTCGCCGAGTTCGTAGGTGGCGGTATCGACGACGCCGATGAGCATGCCCTTCGCAATGAGCGGCGTGATCTCCCTCTCCGCCGTGCGGTATACGAGCGGCGCCGGGTGGCCGGCCTTGGCGTACATGAGCCTCCCGGTGTTCTTATTATAGAGCGCGTAGAATATGCTCGTGAAAAAGCTGTCGTCGAAACCCTCGGAGACGAAGAGGTGATTGAGCCGCTTGAGGAATTCATCCGGGCGGCTTATCGCCCCGTCCTTGTCGACGGCGTTGTTCTCAAAGAACGATTTGACGAATATCGTGAGCATGCTCGCGGCAACACCGTGGCCGGCGACGTCCGCCATGACGATGGCGTATTCATCCTCGGAAAGTTTCTTTACGTCGTAGTAATCGCCGGAGACCTTGCTGTAGGGCTTGTACACCTCGATGAGCTTTGCGCCGGGAATGCTCGTATAACCGTGCTGGAGTATCGCGCTCTGGAGCTTCCCCGCATAGAGCATATCCTGCTCGAGCATGCGCATATAGAACACGTTCGCATCCTGCAGTTTCTTCATGCGCAGCATCGCCTTGATGCGCGTGTTGATGATGTCAAAGTCGTTCGTCTTGATGACATAATCGTCCGCGCCGCTGTCGATGCCCTGTATGAGCGCGTCCTTGCTGTCATTGGCCGTGAGGAATATCACGGGGATATTGCGCAGCACCTGATCGGATTTGAATTTTTTCGCTATCTCCACGCCCGAGACATAGGGGATGAGATAGTCGAGTATGACGCAGTCGGGCAGATGGTCGATCGCCAGGCGCAGCCCGTCGTCCCCGTTGTTCGCCGTGATGACCGTATACCCCTCGGTCTCAAGCAGGAGCTTCATGAACTGGCAGAAATCATCGTTGTCGTCGATGATGAGTATCTTCTCTGATCGTTTCTTTTCATCGGCCATGGCCGTCTTCCTATGCCCGCTCGATGCCGTCACCGTGGACGTATCGGCGGATATCGATATTGAACA
This sequence is a window from Spirochaetota bacterium. Protein-coding genes within it:
- a CDS encoding RNA polymerase sigma factor, which codes for MGTPNTIPAVPADDIILISGIRQNNMRCYRLFQEKYFGYIRHLFGQWVNDTSDAEELSCDVLAKVIGAIERYDPARGSLKLWIYVIAINTRNDYLRRLAAAEAAATVSLDEPVTSCSDILRIDLLADNNTGSSDLPPSSFAGNPGLQAAQAVINALPIDHRYILQLYSDGYSSSEIAQAIEKPAGTVRSICSRLIATIRSAYENAIMADVAIDTDDSVAPIGDADIPDGTRVPFIEVYGMASAVFSIPAEIFTLFSQRMYGAVFR
- a CDS encoding helicase C-terminal domain-containing protein, producing the protein MSDTYRDINALFTPGAIASMRSAIAEADGNEVYFGGNFTEGALVGFASVIARGNRSAVPAIINSSLEYDLVIHNHPGGNLSPSNADVGVASELGNAGVGFVIIDSDVSEMYVVVDPLIAPKAEKLDIPGILFLFTENGDLKKYLSAYEYRHEQTVMVERVLESFNENTHLMVEAGTGVGKSLAYLVPAILWVKANKGRIVVSTNTINLQQQIILKDLPDIIRALAPEIPYALVKGRNNYVCIRKVKSLIAREQEEAALDLKTEEEDFIRSVNDWLSVTSDGSMSDLSEKPRSSLWELVQSEGDSCTKTNCDHYTDCFYYRMRKEINRARILIVNHHILCADLSIHAETGGRFNFLPRYEKVVIDEAHNFEESASRYFGNDGSKFAVVKNINLLYSQRGTKRFGYAQRMRRLIEGTTAMPAADVAEFVTMFDRSFIPACQHARDVLELHAKAFLAYCREHIGGGSEGFKFRVSEEFSQTDHWQKKGTPILRDIVAALTGFVNAAEFLKTSFVDSAITYGIDYQDTLAGAVIYIDRLKSLVTSLSSAIAYDADEFIRWFEVSLSRKGALYLSWHLTPVEVASYLNRFLYSRFDSVVMTSATLTVDKSFSFFEERLGLTFIPKERLVTEHLTSPYDYQNNARMYVATDVSEPNDGAFTGEISRYLLRAMEVTKGRCFVLFTSFSTLRAVYDATYAKLTAMGLTALTQSGEYHRNTLIEMFRQSGNNILFGVDSFWEGVDVVGDNLQMIIIPKMPFSVPTDPVTEARQEYIRRKGGNPFIDYIIPLAVIKFKQGFGRLIRSKKDRGVVLVLDKRILMKNYGAKFINSLPDVTTVRGGLTDIIGDMNEFFGG
- a CDS encoding fused response regulator/phosphatase, which encodes MADEKKRSEKILIIDDNDDFCQFMKLLLETEGYTVITANNGDDGLRLAIDHLPDCVILDYLIPYVSGVEIAKKFKSDQVLRNIPVIFLTANDSKDALIQGIDSGADDYVIKTNDFDIINTRIKAMLRMKKLQDANVFYMRMLEQDMLYAGKLQSAILQHGYTSIPGAKLIEVYKPYSKVSGDYYDVKKLSEDEYAIVMADVAGHGVAASMLTIFVKSFFENNAVDKDGAISRPDEFLKRLNHLFVSEGFDDSFFTSIFYALYNKNTGRLMYAKAGHPAPLVYRTAEREITPLIAKGMLIGVVDTATYELGETSLAAGDTAFIFTDGIFEIFGANDEIFGEERLSKTFSREMESGTPLERIPSVIMNMVKRFSRDDELRDDVTMLLLSRE